The candidate division WOR-3 bacterium sequence CGGAAATCATGCGCTGTATCTCGTGCAACTCCTGTACCAAGATATGCCCGCAGGAGATTGACGTGATGGGCTACGTCAATGCGGCGATTCGGGGTGACTGTGAGCGGGTTGCAGACCTGTCCTTCGACTGCATCATGTGTGGGCTCTGCGCGAGCCGGTGCCCGGCGGAAATTGTACAGTACAACGTGGCGCTGCTGGCGCGTAGGATAGTTGGCGCGAAAATCAGACCCCGCGCACCACACCTCCGAGACCGACTTCGCGAACTGGAGACTGGTGAGTGTCTGCCGGCGGTCGAAGAACTCACCAGGCTTGGCGAGCAGGAACTTAGTGAGCGGTACTACGACAAGAAAGTCCGGGACATTGAACCGGAGTAGGAAGTGAAGCAGCGCGCAAACCAACATGAATGCAGGCAGACTCGTGTCACCGAACCGCTGGGCGCTGTATGCTGGGTTCTGACGTCCATGCTTTTGGGAGGTTGCGGTGTATCCTGACAGTATGCGCGAATCCATCCGACGGATGGAGGCGACCCGTGAAGCGCGAATGAAGCAGACATTCCCAATGCGGACTGCGGAAGAGAAAAAGGAACTGCTTCGGAGATTCCACCCGGACTACATCGAGGAGTCAATGCGCAAGCTGGCGGTAGGCCCGAATCAGGGTGAGCGGACGCCGAATGAGCTCGCTGATGTGCTGGAGGCGTGGCCGGTGTTCGATGAGACGAGCATTGACCTTAGTCAGGTTGAGCAGGACGTAGATGTGCTTATCATCGGCGGCGGTGGTGCGGGTGCCGCGGCCGCTCTGACAGCGCAGGCTGCCGGTGCGAGAGTACTTCTGGTGACCAAACTCAGGACCGGCGATGCCAATACGATGATGGCTCAGGGGGGTATTCAGGCCGCTGACAAGCCGAATGATTCACCGGCCCGGCACTATCTGGACGTTCTCGGTGGTGGGCATTTTAAGAACATTCCATCCCTTGCCCGGGCACTGGTCCTGGATGCGCCCGGCGTCATCGCTTGGCTTGAAGAGCTGGGAGTGATGTTCGACAAGCAGAAAGACGGCACGATGATTACGATTCATGGTGGCGGTACCTCGCGCAAGCGGATGCATGCGTGCCGGGATTACACCGGTGCAGAAATCATGCGCGTGCTGCGTGACGAACTCGTCAATCGCAACGTGTCGCGGGTCGAGTTCGCGGCAGCGGTTGAACTGTTGACCGACGGTAGAGGAACGGTAACCGGCGCGGTATTCGTGAACCTTGAGACCGGGCAGAAATGGATAGCGCGGGCAAAGACGGTCATACTTGCCACCGGTGGATGTGGCCGGTTGCACATTCAGGGATTCCCCTGTACTAACCACTACGGCGCAACCGCGGACGGACTAGTCCTTGCCTATCGGGCCGGCGCGAAACTGATCTTCATGGATACTATACAGTACCACCCGACCGGGGTGGCCTATCCCGAACAGATTGTCGGGCTGCTCATCACCGAGAAGGTACGTGGGTTGGGCGCACAACTGGTCAACGATCAGGGCAATCGGTTCATTTACGAGCTTGAGAGCCGTGATATCACTGCCTCCGCCATCATCAGAGAATGCCGTGAAGGTCGCGGCGTCAGAACACCGACCGGCGTCTTCGGTGTATGGCTCGACTCGCCGCTCATCGAGATGCTCAAGGGTGAAGGCGCGGTGAAGGCGTCGCTGCCGGCAATGTACCACCAGTTTGCCCGCTACGGAATTTTCATGGACCGTGAGCCGGTGCTCACCTATCCGACCCAGCACTACCAGAACGGTGGTATTCTGATCGATGAGGACGGACTTTCCGGGGTCGGGAATCTGTATGCCGCAGGAGAAGTCTCGGGCGGAATCCACGGCCGCAATCGGCTGATGGGAAACTCTCTCCTCGACATTCTCGTGTTTGGACGACGGGCTGGCAAGGCTGCCGCCGAAGCGGCCAAGGCCACAAAGGCTGTTCCTGAACTCTCCTTGAAGCACGTCGCGGCATTCAAGCGGGAACTTGCGGCAGCAAAGGTGCCGCGTTCTCGCAAGTCGCCGATGATACTTCCGGACTACCGCCAACCGGCAATGCGTGGCCGCTACTCATTCCTGGGTCCTGACCCGGAGTGCGTGCTTCCGGCCGACTGAAGAACTTCACGGACAGAAAACCAATCCCGTCAGGGAAGCGTAGGACAATCCTTCTCATCTGTCCGTAGCGGTGTTCAATCGGCGAACAGCTCGCAGCGACACTGAAAGATACTAGACACACTGCCGAACCACACAAAGGAGTGGGCACCGAAGTCCTCAGTCGGCTTCAGCGCCAGTTTAGTTGGTGCGGCCAGAGGAGCTTTAGCTATTTGATGTTCAGCATCGGGATGCGCTTCTGGTCGAAAGGTGTTATTACGAAAGTGTTATTCTGCGAGTGGGCTACGCTCTTGAGCATCTTGACATAGCACCAGGTGAGATAACTGTTCGTCAGGCTGCCGGCAATGCCCCGGTTTGTCTTGGCGATGCTTTTGGCTTCGACCGCCTTGCGCTCAGCTTCTTTGCGTTCCTTCTAGACATCCTTGTGGGTGTTCTGCTTCTCGGCCAGTTTCTGCTCGATGGCGGTCATGATGACGTCGGGAAGCTTGACCCGGCGCAGAAATACACGCTCGCGTTTGATACCTTTGTCCGCGAACGCTTCGTCCAGAAGTGAGTCAACCGCTGCAATGTAAGCAGTACGGCTGCCCGCTGAGTATAGTTCGGCTGCGGCAAAATGCGAAGCCGCATCGCGCAGGGCGGTGCGGATGGATGGCCGTACGATTTTCTCGGTGTAGTCTGGACCGATGTTCTGGTACACCCAGCTCCGCCTTTGCCACATCGAGCTGGCACCAGGCTGTGACGTCCGAAACGACTGTGAGACCTCCGAGGCAGGGGCTTCAATTGCATCGTCGCCCTTCACCACACCTTCTTCCTTGACCGGGCTTGATCGAGGAGGCCTCTCGCTGCACCGGATTATGCCCCACTTTCGTCATGATTTGGACCTGCCCTAAACAGGTTCTGCAGTGACTGTAGTCATGCAACCTCCTGAGTCGGCACACCACTAGCATATTTGCCCCTGTGCCCAGCATCAAGTCGGCGCTCAGCCCGCCGTAGGTCATAAAGCAGGCGCAGAAGGTCGGTTCCAGCCAGCAACCGCTCCAGCTTCTCTCGGTAACGCTTGGCCAGTTCGGGTCTGGCC is a genomic window containing:
- a CDS encoding FAD-dependent oxidoreductase translates to MYPDSMRESIRRMEATREARMKQTFPMRTAEEKKELLRRFHPDYIEESMRKLAVGPNQGERTPNELADVLEAWPVFDETSIDLSQVEQDVDVLIIGGGGAGAAAALTAQAAGARVLLVTKLRTGDANTMMAQGGIQAADKPNDSPARHYLDVLGGGHFKNIPSLARALVLDAPGVIAWLEELGVMFDKQKDGTMITIHGGGTSRKRMHACRDYTGAEIMRVLRDELVNRNVSRVEFAAAVELLTDGRGTVTGAVFVNLETGQKWIARAKTVILATGGCGRLHIQGFPCTNHYGATADGLVLAYRAGAKLIFMDTIQYHPTGVAYPEQIVGLLITEKVRGLGAQLVNDQGNRFIYELESRDITASAIIRECREGRGVRTPTGVFGVWLDSPLIEMLKGEGAVKASLPAMYHQFARYGIFMDREPVLTYPTQHYQNGGILIDEDGLSGVGNLYAAGEVSGGIHGRNRLMGNSLLDILVFGRRAGKAAAEAAKATKAVPELSLKHVAAFKRELAAAKVPRSRKSPMILPDYRQPAMRGRYSFLGPDPECVLPAD
- a CDS encoding 4Fe-4S dicluster domain-containing protein — its product is MTNQPAKPKDQNQNSFDSSSLVTIYVMGKAYQVPKNLTIMKAMEYAGYQFIRGCGCRGGFCGACGTVYRTKDSYKIKVGLACQTVIENDMYLTQIPFFPANKATYDVAKLEPTTQTLVRHYPEIMRCISCNSCTKICPQEIDVMGYVNAAIRGDCERVADLSFDCIMCGLCASRCPAEIVQYNVALLARRIVGAKIRPRAPHLRDRLRELETGECLPAVEELTRLGEQELSERYYDKKVRDIEPE
- a CDS encoding SPFH domain-containing protein yields the protein MVKGDDAIEAPASEVSQSFRTSQPGASSMWQRRSWVYQNIGPDYTEKIVRPSIRTALRDAASHFAAAELYSAGSRTAYIAAVDSLLDEAFADKGIKRERVFLRRVKLPDVIMTAIEQKLAEKQNTHKDV